From a region of the Salminus brasiliensis chromosome 4, fSalBra1.hap2, whole genome shotgun sequence genome:
- the LOC140554172 gene encoding interferon-inducible GTPase 5-like, translated as MPFLSSTSCAKMGENQITAEEMEQLTLDNNDFLKSINVNKIKEALAHEDLTSAVGKIKDYLEQQDRVELNIAITGESGSGKSTFINAFRGIGDEDEDSAETGVVETTKVPTPYPYKKYPNVKLWDLPGIGTPNFKADEYLQQVEFQRYDFFIIIASDRFRECHAHLAEEIVKMHKRFYFVRSKIDANISAEKRKKTFNEQRILDAIRKDCIEGLERIGVKSPVVFLISSFELALYDFNHLEETMERELPQHKRHVLMLALPNISLEINERKKKALEKNIWKLALLSAVVAAVPIPVLNASLSLTVDTAILVIELKRYYHAFSLDPASLQRLSYRSGKPVDDLKAVLKSPLHKEINKDLVIKLLTGSSFAALEVAAEYFLGLIPALGSLAAGSLSFGTVYLTLKLCLDGLVTDARNVLIAAVQSSV; from the exons ATGCCATTTCTGAGCTCGACATCTTGTGCAAAG aTGGGTGAAAATCAAATCACTGCTGAAGAAATGGAACAGTTGACACTTGACAATAACGACTTCCTTAAAagtattaatgttaataaaattaAAGAGGCACTGGCCCATGAAGATCTTACATCAGCTGTTGGCAAGATTAAGGATTATCTTGAACAGCAAGACCGTGTGGAACTGAACATCGCTATAACAGGAGAGTCTGGCTCTGGAAAATCCACCTTCATCAATGCTTTCAgaggaattggggatgaggacGAGGACTCTGCGGAAACTGGTGTTGTAGAGACCACTAAGGTTCCTACACCTTACCCATATAAAAAATACCCAAATGTCAAACTATGGGATCTCCCTGGTATCGGAACACCCAACTTCAAAGCAGATGAGTATCTCCAACAGGTTGAGTTTCAACGCTATGATTTTTTCATCATCATCGCATCAGACCGCTTCAGAGAGTGCCATGCACACTTAGCAGAGGAGATAGTAAAAATGCATAAGAGGTTCTACTTTGTTCGCTCGAAGATTGATGCCAACATTTCtgctgaaaaaagaaagaagacttTCAACGAGCAAAGGATACTGGATGCTATCCGAAAAGACTGCATTGAAG gtttagaAAGGATTGGCGTGAAGTCTCCAGTTGTCTTCCTGATCTCAAGCTTTGAACTTGCACTCTATGATTTCAACCATCTTGAAGAGACAATGGAGAGGGAACTTCCCCAGCACAAGAGACATGTGTTGATGCTGGCTCTTCCAAACATCAGCCTGGAGATCaatgagagaaagaagaaggcaCTAGAAAAAAATATCTGGAAGCTGGCTCTGCTGTCTGCTGTCGTTGCTGCTGTGCCGATCCCTGTCCTGAACGCATCTCTTTCACTTACTGTAGATACAGCAATTTTGGTAATAGAGCTTAAAAGGTACTACCATGCTTTCAGTCTCGACCCTGCCTCTTTGCAAAGGCTCTCTTACAGATCAGGGAAGCCTGTAGATGATCTGAAAGCTGTGCTGAAGTCTCCTCtgcataaagaaataaacaaagatcTGGTTATTAAGTTGCTGACTGGCAGCAGTTTTGCTGCTTTAGAAGTAGCAGCAGAATACTTCCTGGGTTTGATCCCTGCCCTGGGATCTCTGGCAGCTGGTTCACTGTCCTTTGGCACTGTATACCTCACTTTGAAGCTTTGCCTTGATGGGCTGGTTACAGACGCCCGCAATGTGCTCATAGCTGCTGTGCAAAGCTCGGTGTGA
- the LOC140554838 gene encoding interferon-inducible GTPase 5-like: protein MASQFAISEAEMNEMSLVLQSNVVTDVLTQVEGMLAQMTSVTLNIAVIGESGAGKSTFINAFRGVDDDAPEAAETGVTATTQMAKAYPHPSAHNVLLWDLPGIGTLSFQPSTYLEDVGLLKYDFFIIVTADRFQECHYALARCIMQAQKKFYFIRNKVDRDLEANARRRRQKGLSDDDVLRHLRADCEKNLRMGQVETPQVFLLSCFYPQNYDFPALQMTLLEELDGHKQHALLLSLPNLSTSLIQSKRQALAGAVWQRAMVVCLSSVGASNTLHATVSKLMDTVKSYQQAFCLDEESLHRLASITGIPFKELQREVTSTFGKQLSAQSVEGILSHAVSAQRFLVTQLERRVPVLGTVVAGGISFMASYFLLTSALKNLSEDGERVMQKALFVSICKQKD, encoded by the exons ATGGCCTCCCAGTTTGCAATAAGTGAGGCAGAGATGAACGAGATGAGCCTTGTCCTGCAGTCCAACGTGGTCACAGATGTTTTGACTCAAGTGGAAGGCATGCTTGCGCAGATGACCTCTGTGACCCTGAACATTGCTGTTATTGGAGAGTCAGGTGCAGGCAAGTCTACTTTCATCAATGCCTTCCGCGGGGTCGATGATGATGCCCCCGAAGCAGCAGAGACAGGTGTAACGGCTACCACTCAGATGGCCAAAGCATACCCGCATCCAAGTGCTCACAATGTCCTCTTGTGGGACCTGCCAGGGATTGGGACTCTTTCTTTCCAGCCTAGCACATACTTGGAGGATGTTGGGCTTCTAAAATATGACTTCTTCATCATTGTCACTGCTGACCGTTTTCAGGAATGTCATTATGCACTGGCCAGATGTATAATGCAAGCTCAGAAGAAGTTCTATTTCATCAGGAACAAAGTCGACCGGGATTTGGAGGCGAATGCCAGACGCAGGCGCCAGAAAGGTTTATCGGACGATGATGTTCTGAGGCATCTCCGTGCGGACTGTGAGAAAAACTTGAGAATGGGTCAGGTGGAAACACCACAGGTTttcctgctgtcctgcttttaCCCGCAGAACTATGACTTTCCTGCCCTTCAGATGACCTTGCTGGAGGAGTTGGATGGGCACAAGCAGCACGCTCTGCTCTTGTCACTGCCCAACCTGAGCACATCATTAATACAAAGCAAGAGGCAGGCGCTGGCTGGAGCTGTGTGGCAGAGAGCTATGgtggtgtgcttgagcagtgtcGGAGCAAGCAACACTCTGCATGCCACAGTCTCCAAACTGATGGACACAGTGAAGTCTTATCAGCAGGCATTTTGTCTGGATGAGGAGTCTCTACATCGATTAGCTAGCATTACAGGCATACCATTTAAG GAGCTCCAGAGAGAGGTGACGTCCACCTTTGGCAAACAGCTGTCAGCACAGTCAGTAGAAGGCATTCTATCGCATGCAGTCTCAGCACAACGATTCCTGGTTACTCAGCTGGAAAGGAGGGTCCCTGTTCTAGGCACTGTTGTTGCAGGCGGGATTTCCTTCATGGCCTCCTACTTCCTGCTGACGTCTGCTTTAAAGAACCTGAGTGAAGATGGAGAGAGGGTGATGCAGAAAGCCCTCTTTGTGTCTATTTGTAAACAAAAGGATTAA
- the LOC140554173 gene encoding interferon-inducible GTPase 5-like, which produces MDFEDFEIIDVDEIKEALAHEDLPSAVGKIKDYLEQQDRVELNIAITGESGSGKSTFINAFRGIGDENEDSAETGVVETTKVHKAYPYKKYPNVKLWDLPGIGTPNFKADEYLQRVEFQRYDFFIIIASDRFRECHAHLAEEIVKMHKRFYFVRSKIDANISAEKRKKTFNEQRILDAIRKDCIEGLERIGVKSPVVFLISCFDLPLYDFNHLEETIEVELPQHKRHVLMLALPNITLEINERKKKALEKNIWKLALLSAGVAAVPIPLLNAALSLHVDVSILVSELSKYYDTFSLDPASLQRLSDTSGKSVKELKAVMKSPISKEINKEMVIKMLAGCSFVAVDTVAEYFLGFIPGLGSLASGSLSFATVYLTLKHSLDWLAKDAHNVLVAALETPV; this is translated from the exons atgGACTTTGAAGACTTTGAAATCATTGATGTTGATGAAATTAAAGAGGCACTGGCCCATGAAGATCTTCCTTCTGCTGTTGGCAAGATTAAGGATTATCTTGAACAGCAAGACCGTGTGGAACTGAACATTGCTATAACAGGAGAGTCTGGCTCTGGAAAATCCACCTTCATCAATGCTTTCAGAGGAATTGGGGATGAGAACGAGGACTCTGCGGAAACTGGTGTTGTAGAGACCACTAAGGTTCATAAAGCTTACCCATATAAAAAATACCCAAATGTCAAACTATGGGATCTCCCTGGTATCGGAACACCCAACTTCAAAGCAGATGAGTATCTCCAACGGGTTGAGTTTCAACGCTATGATTTTTTCATCATCATCGCATCAGACCGCTTCAGAGAGTGCCATGCACACTTAGCAGAGGAGATAGTAAAAATGCATAAGAGGTTCTACTTTGTTCGCTCGAAGATTGATGCCAACATTTCtgctgaaaaaagaaagaagacttTCAACGAGCAAAGGATACTGGATGCTATCCGAAAAGACTGCATTGAAG GTTTGGAAAGGATCGGCGTGAAGTCTCCAGTTGTCTTCCTGATCTCATGCTTTGACCTTCCTCTCTATGATTTCAACCATCTTGAAGAGACCATAGAGGTGGAACTTCCCCAGCACAAGAGACATGTGCTGATGCTGGCGCTTCCAAACATCACCCTGGAGATCaatgagagaaagaagaaggcaCTAGAAAAAAATATCTGGAAGCTGGCTCTGCTGTCTGCTGGCGTTGCTGCTGTGCCAATCCCTCTTCTGAACGCAGCTCTTTCGCTTCACGTAGATGTTTCAATCTTGGTGTCAGAACTCTCAAAATACTATGACACATTCAGTCTCGATCCTGCGTCTTTGCAAAGGCTCTCTGACACATCAGGGAAGTCAGTAAAGGAGCTGAAAGCTGTAATGAAGTCTCCTATAAGTAAAGAAATCAACAAAGAAATGGTGATTAAGATGCTGGCTGGCTGCAGTTTTGTTGCTGTAGACACAGTAGCAGAATATTTTCTAGGTTTCATCCCTGGCCTAGGATCTCTGGCATCTGGTTCACTATCCTTTGCCACTGTTTACCTCACACTTAAGCACAGCCTTGATTGGCTGGCTAAAGATGCCCACAATGTGCTCGTAGCTGCTCTGGAAACCCCAGTGTGA